From Polynucleobacter difficilis, a single genomic window includes:
- a CDS encoding Smr/MutS family protein — translation MPKIQRSLPAECLDCGNPRPLMGHCTHCGSTDLPQALTDTVVINLEAGGPTAEEALDRLTQHVRAASEAGIRALIVIHGYGSSGSGGKIKWVLRDALENNYFSDRVDEYHFGEDLALGSSGYQAVIKRRASLKQHLSQFKIGNAGMTVLLMH, via the coding sequence ATGCCTAAAATCCAGCGGTCCCTGCCTGCAGAATGCCTCGATTGCGGCAATCCCCGACCATTAATGGGCCATTGCACGCATTGCGGCAGTACCGATTTACCGCAGGCCCTCACCGATACCGTAGTCATTAATTTAGAAGCGGGCGGCCCAACGGCAGAAGAGGCCCTGGATCGCCTCACGCAGCATGTGCGCGCTGCCAGTGAGGCTGGTATTCGGGCTTTGATTGTGATTCATGGCTACGGCTCCAGCGGCTCTGGCGGCAAGATTAAATGGGTTTTGCGCGATGCCCTGGAAAATAATTATTTCTCGGATCGGGTAGACGAGTACCATTTTGGTGAAGATCTAGCGCTTGGCAGCAGTGGCTACCAGGCCGTAATTAAACGCCGCGCTAGTCTCAAACAGCACTTAAGTCAGTTTAAGATAGGCAATGCGGGCATGACTGTATTGCTAATGCATTAA
- a CDS encoding CaiB/BaiF CoA transferase family protein encodes MTNSTQQVNKPLQAANRPLPLAGVRVLDVSQVMAGPYCCMLLADLGADVIKIEPPGTGDQTRGAMGFKMKGSDSMGFLNMNRNKRSVALNLKSKAGKQVFFELVKTADILVENYRPGVMKKLGIDYAVLKDINPGLVYASISGFGQTGPWAERPGFDLMAQAMSGVMSVTGYPDGPPVKAGVPVADIGCALFAVYAILAAHIGKKNTGEGQFIDASLFDAALAFSIWDTSQYWGTGVEPYKLGTANHMSAPYQAMKASDGYFVMGATNQKLWALLCEKINRPDLMTDARFITNPLRLANREVLVAELEKTFVTKSGAEWVDLLLAEGIPAGPINTYPEAFESEHGKHRQMRMEIDHPIEGKVPNIGFAVKLSGTPQQVRMHPPLLGEHTNSVLAEIGITGEALKAFEADGAFLP; translated from the coding sequence ATGACAAATTCCACGCAACAGGTAAATAAGCCACTGCAGGCTGCCAATCGACCACTGCCGCTTGCCGGAGTGCGCGTCTTGGATGTCAGTCAAGTGATGGCAGGACCATACTGCTGCATGCTCCTAGCTGACCTCGGCGCCGATGTGATCAAGATTGAGCCGCCTGGCACGGGCGATCAGACCCGGGGCGCTATGGGTTTCAAAATGAAGGGCTCCGATAGCATGGGCTTTTTAAACATGAACCGCAATAAGCGCAGTGTCGCCCTCAATCTAAAAAGCAAAGCGGGCAAGCAGGTCTTTTTTGAGCTGGTGAAGACCGCTGATATCTTGGTTGAGAACTACCGTCCCGGTGTTATGAAAAAGCTTGGAATTGACTATGCCGTTTTAAAAGACATTAACCCTGGCTTGGTTTATGCCAGCATTTCTGGATTTGGTCAAACGGGCCCGTGGGCAGAGCGCCCTGGTTTTGATTTGATGGCCCAGGCCATGTCGGGAGTCATGAGCGTTACTGGCTATCCCGATGGCCCACCCGTAAAGGCAGGGGTTCCAGTTGCCGATATTGGCTGCGCACTCTTTGCGGTCTATGCCATTTTGGCAGCGCACATTGGTAAGAAAAATACTGGAGAAGGGCAGTTTATTGACGCCTCTTTATTTGACGCAGCATTGGCATTTTCAATTTGGGATACCTCGCAGTATTGGGGAACCGGAGTGGAGCCCTATAAGCTAGGGACCGCCAATCACATGAGTGCCCCTTACCAAGCTATGAAAGCATCCGATGGCTACTTTGTAATGGGTGCCACAAATCAAAAGTTGTGGGCTTTGCTCTGCGAGAAAATAAACCGACCTGATCTTATGACTGACGCTCGTTTCATCACGAACCCATTGCGACTTGCCAATCGTGAAGTGCTAGTCGCCGAACTTGAAAAGACCTTTGTGACTAAATCCGGAGCAGAGTGGGTCGATCTATTGCTGGCTGAAGGCATTCCGGCGGGTCCAATCAACACCTATCCCGAAGCATTTGAGAGTGAACATGGCAAGCACCGTCAAATGCGCATGGAAATTGATCATCCGATTGAAGGCAAGGTCCCGAATATTGGGTTTGCCGTGAAGTTGTCGGGCACGCCTCAACAGGTTCGTATGCACCCGCCTTTGTTGGGCGAACATACGAATTCAGTCTTGGCCGAAATTGGCATTACGGGCGAGGCGCTCAAAGCCTTTGAGGCTGATGGCGCTTTTTTGCCGTAA
- a CDS encoding DUF883 family protein: MTTHHAPNTSKAAKEPVDTAQLLADFKTLVADAEALLHATADQGGEGIAQIRAQAQDSLAQAKTNLMDVQDELTAKAKAVAADADAYVHEKPWQSIGIAAGLGLLIGLLISRR, translated from the coding sequence ATGACTACCCACCACGCACCGAATACCAGTAAGGCTGCCAAAGAGCCAGTTGATACGGCGCAATTGCTCGCCGACTTCAAGACTTTGGTAGCGGATGCCGAGGCATTGCTCCATGCGACTGCAGACCAAGGCGGCGAGGGTATCGCGCAGATTCGAGCACAGGCACAGGATTCATTGGCGCAAGCAAAGACCAACTTAATGGATGTGCAGGATGAATTAACTGCAAAAGCCAAAGCCGTGGCAGCCGATGCCGACGCCTACGTCCATGAGAAGCCGTGGCAATCCATCGGCATTGCAGCAGGCCTGGGTTTGCTGATCGGCCTATTAATTAGCCGTCGCTAA
- a CDS encoding TRAP transporter substrate-binding protein, with product MKTNRRKFLSTGIGAGVVGATLGAPAIVQAQSSQTFNWKMTSAYPKGSPFYMDGPGSATDLAKRIGEMSNGRLKIQVFGAGELIPAFEGFDAVRSGTVEMNHANSYFWTGKTAAAQYFTAVPFGLNFQGMNGWLYDGGGIDLWNETYAPFGMVAMPCGNTGVQMTGWFKKKINTVADLKGLKMRIPGLAGKVYANLGVDVKVLPGGEIFPALERGVIDAAEFVGPFQDRRLGLQKAAKFYYTTGWHEPATTSELLINKAAWEKLPKDLQAVVQNASAACNVIGEAWCQRNNAEAMEDLVKKQGVTALPLPDSVVSAMRAETKKILDAAAAADPMTKKVHDSYFAFKRNYDVWASYSEATYHNKVRG from the coding sequence ATGAAAACAAACCGTCGTAAGTTTCTCAGTACAGGAATTGGTGCAGGTGTTGTTGGGGCTACCTTAGGCGCTCCAGCCATTGTGCAAGCGCAATCATCACAAACATTTAACTGGAAAATGACCAGTGCCTATCCAAAAGGGTCGCCTTTCTACATGGACGGCCCTGGTAGCGCAACGGACCTTGCTAAGCGCATTGGCGAGATGTCCAATGGCCGCTTGAAGATTCAGGTATTCGGTGCTGGTGAGTTAATTCCAGCATTTGAGGGCTTTGATGCCGTACGTTCAGGTACCGTCGAAATGAATCACGCCAATAGTTATTTTTGGACCGGCAAAACAGCTGCCGCCCAATACTTCACGGCCGTACCTTTTGGTCTGAATTTCCAAGGCATGAATGGCTGGTTATATGACGGCGGCGGTATTGATCTCTGGAACGAGACCTATGCCCCATTTGGCATGGTTGCAATGCCTTGCGGTAATACTGGCGTGCAAATGACCGGTTGGTTCAAAAAGAAAATCAATACCGTAGCGGATCTAAAGGGCTTAAAGATGCGCATCCCTGGTCTCGCTGGTAAGGTCTATGCTAATTTGGGCGTCGATGTGAAGGTACTCCCAGGCGGTGAGATTTTCCCGGCACTGGAGCGTGGCGTTATTGATGCAGCTGAGTTCGTGGGTCCATTCCAGGATCGTCGTCTTGGCTTGCAAAAAGCAGCGAAGTTCTACTACACCACAGGCTGGCATGAGCCTGCAACTACTTCTGAGCTCCTAATCAATAAAGCAGCTTGGGAGAAGTTGCCGAAGGACCTGCAGGCCGTAGTCCAAAATGCGTCTGCCGCATGTAATGTTATCGGCGAAGCATGGTGCCAGCGGAATAACGCAGAGGCGATGGAAGACCTAGTCAAGAAGCAGGGCGTAACTGCATTACCTCTGCCGGATTCGGTTGTGTCTGCGATGCGCGCTGAAACGAAGAAGATTTTGGATGCGGCTGCAGCGGCTGACCCAATGACAAAGAAAGTACACGACTCGTATTTTGCTTTTAAGCGGAACTATGATGTTTGGGCTTCTTACAGTGAGGCCACATACCACAACAAAGTACGCGGCTAA
- a CDS encoding Bug family tripartite tricarboxylate transporter substrate binding protein — protein MSLVTGTAAIAQEWPAKPITFLNPFPAGGGTDAFARPLAAQLTEQLGKQVIIDNRGGAGGTVGASAAAKAAPDGYNWFVGATHHTIAPSMYKNLDYDIEKSFIPVAMLANVPQVLVVNPQKVSARNAKEFVELMKKNPGKFNFASAGSGTVHHLAGELYKIQTGTFITHIPYRGAGPAMSDLLAGQVDLEFDGLATSAPQINAGKLVAIAVGSKTRNAAIPNVPTFVEAGMPDYIVSTWYSLFAPRGTPKPIVDKMIAEVQKALNTPKLKAIWAANGSEIPNLYGEEFGKQVSADVKRWAAVVAKSGAKLD, from the coding sequence ATGTCTTTGGTAACAGGCACTGCAGCAATTGCACAGGAATGGCCAGCTAAGCCTATTACATTTCTGAACCCATTCCCAGCAGGCGGCGGTACTGATGCGTTTGCACGCCCCTTGGCTGCCCAGCTAACCGAGCAACTGGGTAAGCAAGTAATTATTGATAACCGCGGCGGTGCTGGTGGTACCGTTGGCGCCTCTGCTGCAGCTAAAGCAGCACCCGATGGCTATAACTGGTTTGTGGGCGCCACTCACCACACCATTGCTCCTTCAATGTATAAGAACTTGGATTACGACATTGAGAAGAGCTTTATTCCGGTAGCCATGCTTGCGAACGTGCCTCAGGTTTTAGTTGTGAACCCACAAAAAGTCAGCGCGCGCAATGCCAAAGAATTCGTTGAGCTGATGAAAAAGAATCCAGGTAAGTTCAACTTCGCTAGCGCCGGCAGCGGTACAGTGCATCACTTGGCTGGCGAGCTCTATAAAATTCAAACGGGCACCTTTATTACCCACATTCCTTACCGTGGCGCAGGTCCAGCAATGAGTGACTTGTTAGCCGGTCAGGTTGATCTGGAGTTTGATGGTTTGGCAACGTCTGCACCACAAATCAATGCTGGTAAATTGGTTGCGATTGCGGTTGGATCGAAGACTCGCAATGCTGCCATTCCAAATGTGCCTACCTTTGTAGAAGCCGGTATGCCAGACTATATCGTGTCAACCTGGTATTCGTTGTTCGCCCCACGCGGCACACCGAAGCCCATCGTTGACAAGATGATTGCGGAAGTTCAAAAAGCACTCAACACACCAAAGCTCAAAGCAATTTGGGCTGCGAACGGCTCCGAGATTCCAAACCTCTACGGCGAAGAATTCGGTAAGCAAGTGAGCGCAGACGTGAAGCGCTGGGCTGCTGTTGTCGCAAAATCCGGTGCCAAACTCGATTAA
- a CDS encoding TRAP transporter small permease subunit — MQKSLNTIAARIEGLLDHIGRATSYVALAIVGLIVINVTLRYSMSLGTVWAQELEWHLLAALILFGMSYALLRGDNVRVDLFYANYKPKTKLYVDLLSAALTVVVAILFIFLSIKYVNQSFSIGEMSPDPGGIPYRWMVKALIPIGFSLLVLQGVGEFCRVIVNYQTKGEGNHV, encoded by the coding sequence GTGCAAAAGTCCTTAAATACAATCGCAGCGCGTATTGAAGGCTTACTTGATCACATTGGCAGGGCCACGTCGTATGTGGCCCTTGCCATTGTGGGCTTGATAGTCATCAACGTAACATTGAGATACAGCATGAGCCTCGGGACCGTATGGGCGCAGGAGCTCGAATGGCATCTATTGGCGGCATTGATCTTGTTTGGCATGAGTTATGCATTACTCCGCGGCGACAATGTCCGGGTTGATCTGTTTTATGCCAATTACAAACCCAAAACAAAGTTGTATGTTGATCTGTTATCGGCCGCATTAACGGTGGTGGTGGCAATCTTATTCATCTTTCTCTCGATTAAGTATGTCAACCAATCCTTTTCGATTGGGGAGATGTCACCAGACCCCGGGGGAATTCCATACCGCTGGATGGTGAAGGCGCTCATTCCCATTGGCTTCTCTCTTTTAGTGCTTCAAGGTGTGGGCGAGTTTTGTCGCGTGATTGTGAACTACCAAACAAAAGGCGAGGGCAATCATGTTTGA
- the yjgA gene encoding ribosome biogenesis factor YjgA, giving the protein MPLKPEEDDLGPSKSELKREMTERQKLAEVLSKLSSDALKSVPLEENIRDAIAQTQKIKTFEALRRHKQYLGKLMRALDAEEIAAIEKRLEIIEGPGKVETAKLHQLEALRDRLIADDAALTQLIERFPDLDVQNVRTLIRNARKEKELNKPPKAYREIFQLLRGLDT; this is encoded by the coding sequence ATGCCATTGAAACCCGAAGAAGACGATCTAGGTCCGAGTAAGTCAGAATTAAAGCGCGAGATGACTGAGCGCCAAAAATTGGCCGAAGTGTTATCGAAGTTAAGTAGCGATGCACTCAAGAGCGTTCCGCTCGAAGAAAACATTCGCGATGCAATTGCGCAAACCCAAAAGATTAAAACCTTTGAAGCCCTGCGGCGCCATAAGCAGTATCTCGGTAAATTGATGCGCGCACTCGATGCCGAGGAAATTGCTGCGATTGAAAAGCGACTGGAAATTATTGAAGGTCCCGGTAAAGTCGAGACAGCAAAATTACATCAGCTGGAGGCGCTACGCGATCGACTGATTGCGGATGATGCTGCCTTGACTCAGCTCATCGAGCGCTTTCCAGACCTGGATGTACAAAACGTCCGTACGCTGATTCGGAATGCGCGAAAAGAAAAGGAGCTGAATAAGCCTCCTAAAGCGTATCGCGAAATTTTCCAGCTACTACGTGGTTTAGACACTTAA
- a CDS encoding methyltransferase family protein, which yields MAPQVQAPRGSGISFVLVQAVLLGILFFGPAHLNPDANIDAPKGLLLWCGYGIFILGTVIALIAAINLGKNLTPLPRPKENTELIQRGLYRFVRHPIYFGVIVLSLGWGLIQQSALVWLYVLIIAIFFDIKSRKEEQWLVERFSTYADYQGRVRKLIPWVY from the coding sequence ATGGCGCCTCAAGTACAAGCACCCAGAGGTAGTGGAATTAGTTTTGTTCTAGTACAGGCAGTTTTGCTGGGGATTCTTTTTTTTGGGCCGGCTCATTTAAATCCAGATGCCAACATAGATGCCCCTAAGGGTTTGCTGTTGTGGTGCGGTTACGGTATTTTTATTCTCGGTACCGTCATTGCGCTGATAGCAGCAATTAATCTAGGAAAAAATTTAACGCCTTTACCAAGACCAAAAGAAAATACTGAGCTAATTCAGCGCGGCTTATATCGTTTTGTACGACACCCGATTTATTTTGGAGTGATTGTGTTGTCCTTGGGTTGGGGGCTAATTCAGCAATCGGCCTTGGTTTGGCTGTATGTATTGATCATTGCCATCTTCTTTGATATCAAATCACGTAAAGAGGAGCAGTGGCTAGTAGAGCGGTTTTCTACTTATGCCGACTACCAAGGGCGAGTACGTAAGCTCATCCCTTGGGTTTATTAA
- a CDS encoding phage holin family protein, which produces MSVEAMLSSVKSIGSTALEIIETRLELFSSDIQIGWQRLLSVLVLVIVALFSVLFGLVLLAILIVVLYWDTHRVLVLSLMTGGFLSIGIILALFVRAQMNAMPKLFEASLGELAKDRDHLA; this is translated from the coding sequence ATGTCAGTAGAGGCAATGCTGTCATCGGTTAAAAGCATAGGATCGACTGCGCTCGAGATCATTGAAACTCGTCTAGAGCTATTTTCCAGCGATATTCAGATTGGTTGGCAACGACTGCTTTCCGTTTTAGTGCTCGTCATCGTCGCACTCTTTAGTGTGTTGTTTGGTCTCGTGCTGCTTGCTATCTTGATCGTCGTTTTATATTGGGATACGCATCGGGTATTGGTATTGTCTTTAATGACGGGTGGCTTTTTATCCATTGGGATCATCCTGGCTTTATTTGTGCGCGCTCAAATGAATGCGATGCCGAAATTGTTTGAAGCTAGCTTGGGTGAGCTAGCCAAAGATCGAGATCACTTGGCATGA
- a CDS encoding YqjK family protein: protein MSARLNRLLERQQRLIAKSAAQRATIAADMRVWQKPFAWVDRGLGVVQLIQNNRVLLYAAFALLASYKPAGARKLVVFAVSALKVAHHVRNLISPSKSSKPKL, encoded by the coding sequence ATGAGCGCACGCTTAAATCGGCTCTTAGAGCGGCAGCAGCGCTTGATTGCTAAATCGGCTGCGCAGCGTGCCACCATTGCAGCGGATATGCGCGTATGGCAAAAGCCATTTGCATGGGTTGATCGCGGTCTTGGAGTAGTACAGCTCATTCAAAACAACCGTGTTCTGCTGTATGCTGCTTTTGCTTTATTGGCGAGCTATAAGCCGGCGGGAGCTCGTAAGCTGGTGGTATTTGCGGTGAGTGCGCTGAAGGTAGCCCACCACGTACGTAATTTAATTTCACCCAGTAAATCGTCCAAACCAAAGCTCTGA
- a CDS encoding enoyl-CoA hydratase/isomerase family protein, with translation MSSTTPPSPISKVAQVLFSVDQGIAHITIDHVAARNAMTVAMYERLRSICLEIAQTPSIRAVILRGAGGQSFVSGSDIAQFSSFTSGADGIAYEASIDSYFAPLMDLPIPTVAVVEGLAVGGGLAIASCCDFRIATHDARFGVPIARTLGNCLSAGNVAWLIHHLGVGIVKRMLLLAELVPASELLANGFILKTYSAEEIDGAASALASRLSSLAPVTQKASKATIHRILRSQLPNCDDLVQECYGSADFKAGVNAFLSGIPPRWEGK, from the coding sequence ATGAGCTCAACAACGCCACCCTCCCCCATCTCCAAAGTAGCTCAAGTCCTCTTCTCAGTCGATCAAGGTATTGCCCACATTACCATTGATCATGTAGCCGCGCGCAACGCCATGACCGTAGCGATGTATGAGCGACTGCGTAGCATTTGCCTGGAAATTGCCCAGACGCCAAGCATTCGGGCGGTGATTCTGCGCGGCGCCGGTGGGCAATCCTTTGTGTCCGGCAGTGATATTGCGCAGTTCAGTAGCTTTACCAGCGGCGCTGACGGCATCGCCTATGAGGCGTCGATTGATAGCTACTTTGCGCCTTTAATGGATTTGCCGATCCCAACCGTTGCTGTGGTGGAGGGCTTGGCCGTGGGTGGTGGCCTTGCGATTGCCAGTTGCTGTGATTTTCGGATTGCTACACACGACGCTCGTTTTGGCGTCCCCATTGCCCGTACCCTCGGAAATTGCCTATCCGCTGGCAATGTCGCTTGGCTGATCCATCACCTCGGGGTCGGTATCGTAAAGCGCATGTTGCTTTTGGCTGAGCTTGTGCCGGCGAGTGAATTGCTTGCAAACGGCTTTATTCTGAAAACCTACTCTGCTGAAGAGATCGATGGCGCCGCAAGCGCTTTAGCAAGCAGACTCAGCTCACTTGCGCCGGTCACCCAGAAGGCCTCAAAAGCAACCATTCACCGTATCTTGCGAAGCCAGTTGCCCAATTGCGATGACTTGGTACAGGAGTGCTATGGCAGCGCTGACTTTAAAGCTGGTGTAAATGCCTTTTTAAGCGGAATACCCCCTAGGTGGGAAGGTAAATAG
- a CDS encoding gamma-glutamyltransferase family protein has translation MQAKWGIQGMAVAPHSLASESALAVLREGGNALEAMISAAATIAVVYPHMNSIGGDSFWVVHAPGKAMGGIDACGASAGLATKKWYADQGITKAIPFRGPVAANTVAGTISGWGAAHALSKKGLGGKLPLSRLLEDAIHYAEAGVPVTFSQSSLTEKKRSELSPIPGFAETFLVNGKSPEVGSIFKQGRLAATLRQIAKRGTDDYYRGELAELLAKELTAIGSPLRLADLHRHQAKLIDPLELKHSLGNVYNMTPPTQGVVSLMILGILDQLNLKRFDVDSAEYVHHCVEATKQAFKVRDQHVTDPAYMAHHAQHFLSPDFLKNLASKVDGQKALPWGAGRGPADTIWMGVVDGEGRCVSFIQSIYHEFGAGIVLPKSGVNWQNRGCSFSLDPHNLNTLEPHRKPFHTLNPALALFKDGRSMVYGTMGGDGQPQTQCAVFTRTATYGLNPQDAISRPRWLLGRTWGQTSDSLKLESRFDSKVVSQLAAMGHDIEILGDFDETVGHAGCIIREPSGVLRGGWDPRSDGAVAAF, from the coding sequence ATGCAAGCAAAATGGGGTATCCAAGGAATGGCGGTAGCGCCACACTCGCTCGCGTCTGAATCAGCACTTGCTGTGTTGCGCGAAGGTGGTAATGCCTTAGAGGCCATGATTTCAGCAGCGGCAACGATTGCCGTAGTCTATCCACACATGAACTCCATAGGCGGCGACTCGTTTTGGGTTGTGCATGCTCCAGGCAAAGCGATGGGTGGTATTGATGCGTGTGGTGCATCTGCAGGATTGGCGACAAAGAAATGGTATGCAGACCAAGGCATCACTAAAGCCATTCCCTTTCGTGGCCCAGTAGCAGCCAATACGGTTGCTGGAACCATTTCAGGCTGGGGCGCTGCACATGCCTTATCTAAAAAAGGCCTGGGTGGCAAACTACCCTTATCTCGCCTGCTAGAGGATGCAATTCATTATGCCGAAGCTGGTGTGCCTGTCACCTTCAGCCAATCGAGTTTGACTGAAAAAAAACGTTCCGAGTTATCGCCCATTCCAGGCTTTGCTGAAACTTTTTTAGTCAATGGCAAAAGTCCAGAAGTAGGTAGCATTTTTAAGCAAGGCAGGCTTGCTGCCACCCTCCGGCAGATTGCAAAAAGAGGAACCGACGACTATTACCGAGGCGAACTCGCTGAGTTACTTGCGAAAGAATTAACGGCCATTGGCAGTCCACTGCGTTTGGCCGACTTGCATCGCCATCAGGCAAAATTAATTGACCCACTTGAACTCAAACACAGCTTAGGCAATGTCTACAACATGACGCCGCCAACCCAAGGCGTTGTTTCCCTCATGATCTTGGGCATTTTGGATCAGCTCAATTTAAAACGATTTGATGTCGACAGCGCTGAATACGTCCACCACTGCGTTGAGGCAACCAAGCAAGCATTCAAGGTGCGTGACCAACATGTGACAGACCCTGCATACATGGCGCACCATGCGCAGCACTTTTTAAGCCCTGATTTTTTAAAGAATTTAGCGTCGAAGGTAGATGGACAGAAAGCCCTGCCTTGGGGTGCTGGTCGTGGCCCAGCCGATACCATTTGGATGGGCGTAGTGGATGGCGAAGGCCGATGCGTCTCCTTCATTCAAAGTATTTATCACGAGTTTGGCGCTGGAATTGTATTGCCAAAATCCGGCGTGAATTGGCAAAACAGGGGTTGCAGTTTTTCATTGGATCCACACAACCTCAATACGCTTGAGCCGCATCGCAAACCGTTTCACACACTAAACCCTGCCCTGGCATTATTTAAAGATGGCCGATCCATGGTCTACGGCACGATGGGCGGAGACGGTCAGCCACAGACGCAGTGCGCTGTGTTTACGCGTACCGCAACCTACGGCCTGAATCCACAGGATGCCATCAGCAGACCACGCTGGTTACTCGGCAGAACGTGGGGCCAAACCAGTGACAGCCTCAAATTGGAATCCCGCTTTGATAGCAAAGTAGTGTCACAGCTTGCTGCCATGGGGCACGATATTGAAATACTCGGTGATTTTGATGAGACTGTCGGCCATGCCGGTTGCATCATTCGGGAGCCCTCAGGAGTGCTGCGCGGCGGCTGGGATCCACGAAGTGATGGGGCTGTTGCTGCGTTCTAA
- a CDS encoding DEAD/DEAH box helicase: MLFTELGLSDPILLAIKEHGYTTPTPIQSQSIPAVLKGGDLLAAAQTGTGKTAGFTLPILQRLIVGAPPVAGSRRAIRALILTPTRELAAQVHESVMTYGKYTKLKSAVIFGGVGPNPQLKAIQSGLDILVATPGRLLDFMSQNAVSLKGVEILVLDEADRMLDMGFLRDIKKILAALPQQRQNLLFSATFSTEIKALADSLLNSPALIEVARSNSTNEAIAQKIHPVDRTAKHPLLAHLIKSNQWEQVLVFTRTKHGANKLVTQLEKDGITCMAIHGNKSQSARTKALADFKAGKLTALIATDIAARGIDIDQLPHVVNYDLPNVPEDYVHRIGRTGRAGSNGVAVSLVCVDEHQMLRDIERLIKQTLPQEVIAGFEPDPHAKPQPIQLRSGQGQGQRQGQGRGQGQASKKQTGNAPRPGNAPRRPQARPARKSS, encoded by the coding sequence ATGTTATTCACAGAACTCGGTTTATCCGACCCTATCCTTTTAGCCATCAAAGAGCATGGCTATACCACCCCAACCCCAATTCAAAGCCAATCGATCCCCGCGGTTCTCAAAGGCGGCGACCTATTGGCAGCAGCCCAAACGGGCACCGGCAAAACGGCCGGCTTTACCCTACCCATCTTGCAGCGCCTCATTGTGGGAGCGCCGCCAGTAGCGGGTAGTCGCCGCGCTATTCGTGCGCTTATCTTGACCCCCACCCGTGAGTTAGCTGCGCAGGTCCATGAGTCTGTCATGACCTATGGCAAGTACACCAAACTCAAGTCTGCCGTCATTTTTGGCGGCGTTGGCCCTAACCCGCAACTCAAAGCCATCCAAAGTGGTCTTGATATCTTGGTGGCAACACCAGGCCGCTTATTGGATTTCATGAGTCAAAATGCAGTGTCCCTCAAAGGCGTTGAGATTCTTGTGCTGGATGAAGCAGACCGCATGCTGGACATGGGATTTTTGCGCGATATTAAGAAAATTTTGGCAGCCCTACCGCAGCAACGCCAAAACCTCTTGTTCTCGGCTACCTTCTCTACTGAGATTAAAGCCTTGGCTGATAGCCTTCTCAATTCCCCAGCCCTGATTGAGGTGGCCCGCAGCAATAGCACCAACGAGGCGATCGCCCAAAAGATTCATCCGGTAGACCGTACTGCCAAACACCCGTTGTTGGCGCACTTGATTAAGTCGAATCAATGGGAGCAAGTATTGGTCTTCACACGCACCAAGCATGGTGCCAATAAGCTAGTAACGCAGTTAGAAAAGGATGGCATTACTTGCATGGCCATCCATGGCAACAAAAGCCAATCTGCTCGGACCAAGGCCTTGGCCGACTTTAAGGCTGGCAAATTAACAGCGTTGATCGCCACCGACATTGCTGCCCGCGGCATTGATATTGATCAGCTGCCCCACGTGGTTAACTATGACCTGCCTAATGTGCCAGAAGATTACGTCCACCGCATCGGGCGCACGGGCCGCGCTGGCTCCAATGGTGTTGCGGTTTCCCTAGTATGCGTTGACGAGCATCAAATGCTGCGTGATATTGAGCGACTGATCAAACAAACCTTACCGCAGGAAGTGATTGCCGGATTTGAGCCAGATCCACACGCCAAACCGCAACCCATTCAGTTGCGAAGTGGCCAAGGACAAGGGCAGCGTCAAGGTCAAGGTCGAGGTCAGGGGCAGGCAAGCAAAAAGCAGACTGGAAATGCGCCAAGACCCGGTAACGCGCCACGCCGCCCGCAAGCAAGACCGGCACGTAAGTCTAGTTAA
- a CDS encoding VOC family protein — MNTLIDRIDHIVLTVTDIEITTQFYEKAFGFEREFFRGPEGQPRHALLFGQLKINLQDRNTETPTKARIPTIGSGDFCLIASVPLDDFIKHLEAQQIPIDVGPVSRRGALGPIRSVYLRDPDGNLVEVAEYV, encoded by the coding sequence ATGAATACCTTAATTGACCGCATTGACCACATTGTTCTCACCGTTACGGACATTGAAATCACCACTCAGTTTTATGAAAAAGCCTTTGGCTTTGAGCGTGAGTTTTTTAGGGGTCCGGAAGGCCAGCCACGCCATGCTTTGCTTTTTGGCCAATTGAAAATTAATTTGCAAGATCGCAATACAGAGACGCCTACTAAAGCACGCATTCCGACGATTGGTTCTGGCGATTTTTGCTTGATTGCCTCAGTGCCATTAGATGACTTTATCAAGCACCTTGAGGCACAACAAATCCCAATTGATGTTGGTCCGGTTTCACGTCGCGGCGCTTTAGGTCCGATACGTTCGGTTTACTTGCGTGATCCTGACGGTAATTTGGTAGAAGTGGCTGAGTACGTTTAG